The following coding sequences are from one Cygnus olor isolate bCygOlo1 chromosome 2, bCygOlo1.pri.v2, whole genome shotgun sequence window:
- the BAG1 gene encoding BAG family molecular chaperone regulator 1 isoform X1 produces the protein MAAPGAAVTVTVTYSNEKHSIQVASPQEDSEPTLQDMALLIEQVTGVPVPFQKLIYKGKSLKELEQPLSALGVKNGCKVMLIGKRNSPEEEAELKKLKDLEKSVEQIANKLEEVNKEFTSIQKGFLAKDLQAEALKQLDKRIKGTAEQFMKILEQVDAINLPENFSDCKLKKKGLVKRVQAFLAQCDTIEGNIGQEMDKLQSKNLALVE, from the exons gCAATGAAAAACACAGTATTCAGGTTGCTTCTCCACAGGAAGATAGTGAACCTACACTACAAGACATGGCTCTACTTATTGAACAAGTCACTGGTGTTCCAGTTCCATTTCAGAAACTTATATACAAAG GAAAGTCTCTGAAAGAATTGGAACAACCGTTGTCAGCACTTGGTGTTAAAAACGGTTGCAAAGTCATGTTGATTGGAAAAAGG AATAGTCCAGAAGAAGAGGCTGAATTAAAGAAGTTAAAAGATCTGGAGAAGTCAGTGGAGCAAATAGCTAATAAGTTAGAGGAAGTTAATAAAGAGTTCACAAGTATCCAGAAG GGATTTTTGGCAAAGGATCTGCAAGCAGAAGCTCTAAAACAGCTTGACAAGAGGATAAAAGGAACTGCAGAGCAGTTCATGAAGATCCTGGAACAGGTTGATGCCATT aatCTGCCAGAGAATTTCAGTGATTGCaaactaaaaaagaaagggTTGGTGAAAAGGGTTCAG gcttttcttGCCCAGTGTGATACTATTGAAGGAAATATTGGACAAGAAATGGACAAGCTACAGTCAAAGAATTTGGCACTGGTGGAATGA
- the BAG1 gene encoding BAG family molecular chaperone regulator 1 isoform X2 produces MAAPGAAVTVTVTYSNEKHSIQVASPQEDSEPTLQDMALLIEQVTGVPVPFQKLIYKGKSLKELEQPLSALGVKNGCKVMLIGKRNSPEEEAELKKLKDLEKSVEQIANKLEEVNKEFTSIQKGFLAKDLQAEALKQLDKRIKGTAEQFMKILEQVDAIAFLAQCDTIEGNIGQEMDKLQSKNLALVE; encoded by the exons gCAATGAAAAACACAGTATTCAGGTTGCTTCTCCACAGGAAGATAGTGAACCTACACTACAAGACATGGCTCTACTTATTGAACAAGTCACTGGTGTTCCAGTTCCATTTCAGAAACTTATATACAAAG GAAAGTCTCTGAAAGAATTGGAACAACCGTTGTCAGCACTTGGTGTTAAAAACGGTTGCAAAGTCATGTTGATTGGAAAAAGG AATAGTCCAGAAGAAGAGGCTGAATTAAAGAAGTTAAAAGATCTGGAGAAGTCAGTGGAGCAAATAGCTAATAAGTTAGAGGAAGTTAATAAAGAGTTCACAAGTATCCAGAAG GGATTTTTGGCAAAGGATCTGCAAGCAGAAGCTCTAAAACAGCTTGACAAGAGGATAAAAGGAACTGCAGAGCAGTTCATGAAGATCCTGGAACAGGTTGATGCCATT gcttttcttGCCCAGTGTGATACTATTGAAGGAAATATTGGACAAGAAATGGACAAGCTACAGTCAAAGAATTTGGCACTGGTGGAATGA
- the BAG1 gene encoding BAG family molecular chaperone regulator 1 isoform X3, giving the protein MAAPGAAVTVTVTYSNEKHSIQVASPQEDSEPTLQDMALLIEQVTGVPVPFQKLIYKGKSLKELEQPLSALGVKNGCKVMLIGKRNSPEEEAELKKLKDLEKSVEQIANKLEEVNKEFTSIQKGFLAKDLQAEALKQLDKRIKGTAEQFMKILEQVDAILLPLYVSKSLLGNIYF; this is encoded by the exons gCAATGAAAAACACAGTATTCAGGTTGCTTCTCCACAGGAAGATAGTGAACCTACACTACAAGACATGGCTCTACTTATTGAACAAGTCACTGGTGTTCCAGTTCCATTTCAGAAACTTATATACAAAG GAAAGTCTCTGAAAGAATTGGAACAACCGTTGTCAGCACTTGGTGTTAAAAACGGTTGCAAAGTCATGTTGATTGGAAAAAGG AATAGTCCAGAAGAAGAGGCTGAATTAAAGAAGTTAAAAGATCTGGAGAAGTCAGTGGAGCAAATAGCTAATAAGTTAGAGGAAGTTAATAAAGAGTTCACAAGTATCCAGAAG GGATTTTTGGCAAAGGATCTGCAAGCAGAAGCTCTAAAACAGCTTGACAAGAGGATAAAAGGAACTGCAGAGCAGTTCATGAAGATCCTGGAACAGGTTGATGCCATT CTCTTGCCCCTGTACGTCTCCAAAAGTCTACTTGGCAACATCTATTTCTAA